One genomic region from Cyanobium usitatum str. Tous encodes:
- the larB gene encoding nickel pincer cofactor biosynthesis protein LarB: MSGSPEHRLDLGRRQRLGMVEAIWGEHKSAEQIGRILEELQGAGELALVTRISPEKAAAVAALLGPERGEAWLLQHHPQARCLSAGLLASQDSRLGRVAVLSGGTSDLPVAAEAQLALACHGIATELVLDVGVAGLHRLLERLEDLRHADVLIACAGMEGALPTVLAGLLPQPVIGVPVAVGYGVSAGGVAALHGMLASCAPGLTVVNIDNGYGAAMAALRILGCGPGRSAARTQGS; the protein is encoded by the coding sequence ATGAGCGGCAGCCCGGAGCATCGGCTCGACCTTGGCCGCCGCCAGCGGCTGGGGATGGTGGAGGCGATCTGGGGCGAGCACAAAAGTGCCGAGCAGATCGGCCGGATCCTGGAGGAGCTGCAGGGCGCAGGAGAGCTGGCGCTTGTGACCCGCATCTCCCCTGAGAAGGCGGCAGCCGTGGCAGCACTACTTGGGCCGGAGCGAGGGGAGGCCTGGCTTCTGCAGCACCATCCCCAGGCCCGCTGTCTCAGCGCCGGCCTCTTAGCAAGCCAGGATTCCAGGCTGGGGCGGGTAGCGGTGCTGAGCGGCGGCACCAGCGATTTGCCGGTGGCGGCCGAGGCCCAGCTGGCCCTGGCCTGCCATGGCATCGCCACCGAGCTGGTGCTGGATGTGGGCGTGGCGGGGCTGCACCGGCTGCTGGAGCGGCTCGAAGACCTGCGACATGCCGATGTGCTGATCGCCTGCGCTGGCATGGAGGGAGCCCTGCCCACCGTGCTGGCCGGGCTGCTGCCCCAGCCGGTGATCGGCGTGCCGGTGGCGGTGGGCTACGGCGTAAGTGCCGGTGGCGTGGCCGCCCTGCACGGCATGTTGGCTAGTTGCGCCCCAGGGCTCACGGTGGTCAATATCGACAACGGCTATGGCGCCGCCATGGCAGCCCTGCGTATCCTGGGCTGCGGGCCTGGGCGCTCAGCAGCCAGGACGCAGGGGAGTTGA
- a CDS encoding class I SAM-dependent methyltransferase → MSRIRANQATYVLGSHAEERGRLERQHQIWRPEMLAGWDRAGFGPGQRLLDVGCGPGFASLDLAERVGGHGQVLAIDSAPAYLEHLRQQCQQRQLLQVMPQLGDLAQDLDPASALDRALETGSLDGAWCRWVAMFLPRLEPLLDRLAAALRPGGRLVLHEYIKWETFALHPKGDQLAKFAARCIQHWWAHGGDPNVAQRLPQLLEARGFRLLHSSSLMACSPTDHPKAQWLIDFLTSYPAQLATAGLWSAAEQADLEAELAWGQQHASLWVTPAIVEMVWERL, encoded by the coding sequence ATGAGCCGCATCAGAGCCAACCAGGCCACCTATGTGCTCGGCAGCCATGCCGAAGAGCGCGGCCGACTGGAGCGCCAGCACCAGATCTGGCGCCCAGAAATGCTGGCCGGCTGGGATCGGGCCGGCTTCGGCCCTGGCCAGCGCTTGCTCGACGTCGGCTGCGGACCGGGTTTCGCCAGCCTGGACCTGGCCGAGCGGGTGGGGGGCCATGGCCAGGTATTGGCGATCGACAGTGCCCCGGCCTACCTCGAGCACCTGCGCCAGCAGTGCCAGCAGCGGCAGCTGTTGCAAGTGATGCCCCAGCTGGGGGATCTGGCCCAGGACCTGGACCCAGCCAGTGCGCTGGATAGGGCACTGGAAACGGGCAGCCTGGATGGGGCCTGGTGCCGCTGGGTGGCGATGTTTCTGCCCAGGCTGGAGCCATTGCTGGATCGGCTGGCCGCGGCCCTGCGGCCGGGCGGCCGGCTGGTGCTGCACGAGTACATCAAGTGGGAAACCTTCGCCCTACACCCCAAAGGCGACCAGCTGGCGAAGTTTGCGGCCCGCTGCATCCAGCACTGGTGGGCTCACGGCGGCGACCCAAACGTGGCCCAGCGCCTGCCGCAGCTGCTGGAGGCCCGCGGCTTTCGGCTGCTCCATAGCTCCAGCCTGATGGCCTGCTCCCCCACTGACCATCCAAAAGCCCAGTGGTTGATTGACTTTCTCACTAGCTACCCAGCGCAGCTGGCCACCGCCGGCCTCTGGAGCGCCGCGGAGCAGGCCGACCTGGAGGCCGAACTGGCATGGGGCCAGCAGCACGCCAGCCTCTGGGTGACACCGGCCATTGTTGAGATGGTTTGGGAGCGGCTATGA